A stretch of the Macaca thibetana thibetana isolate TM-01 chromosome X, ASM2454274v1, whole genome shotgun sequence genome encodes the following:
- the USP51 gene encoding ubiquitin carboxyl-terminal hydrolase 51, whose amino-acid sequence MAQVPETSLPSGSGARWISGGGGGASPEEAVEKAGKMEEAAAGATKASSGREAEEMKLEPLQEPKPVPEENLTWTSSGGDEKVLPSIPLRCHSSSSPVCPRRKPRPRPQPRARSRSQPGLSAPPPPPARPPPPPPPPPPSAPRPRAWRGSRRRSRPGSRPQTRRSCSGDLDGSGDPGGLGDWLLEVDFGQGPTGCSHVESFKVGKNWQKNLRLIYQRFVWSGTPETRKRKAKSCICHVCSTHMNRLHSCLSCVFFGCFTEKHIHKHAETKQHHLAVDVYHGVIYCFMCKDYVYDKDIEQIAKETKEKILRLTSTSTDVSHQQFMTSGTEDKQSTCETKEQEPKLVKPKKKRRKKSVYTVGLRGLINLGNTCFMNCIVQALTHIPLLKDFFLSDKHKCIMTSPSLCLVCEMSSLFHAMYSGSRTPHIPYKLLHLIWIHAEHLAGYRQQDAHEFLIAILDVLHRHSKDDSGVQEANNPNCCNCIIDQIFTGGLQSDVTCQACHSVSTTIDPCWDISLDLPGSCATFDSQNPERADGTVSRDDHIPGIPSLTDCLQWFTRPEHLGSSAKIKCNSCQSYQESTKQLTMKKLPIVACFHLKRFEHVGKQRRKINTFISFPLELDMTPFLASTKESRMKEGQPPADCVPNENKYSLFAVINHHGTLESGHYTSFIRQQKDQWFSCDDAIITKATIEDLLYSEGYLLFYHKQGLEKD is encoded by the coding sequence ATGGCCCAGGTTCCAGAAACTTCTTTGCCCTCCGGCTCTGGGGCCCGCTGGATCTCCGGAGGTGGGGGAGGAGCCTCTCCTGAGGAGGCGGTTGAGAAGGCGGGGAAAatggaggaggcggcggcggggGCGACGAAGGCGTCTTCGGGACGGGAAGCTGAGGAGATGAAGCTGGAGCCATTACAGGAGCCTAAGCCCGTGCCGGAGGAGAACTTGACGTGGACCAGCAGCGGCGGCGACGAGAAGGTGCTCCCTTCAATCCCCCTTCGCTGTCACAGCAGCTCCTCGCCCGTTTGCCCGCGCCGCAAGCCCCGCCCTCGGCCCCAGCCCCGGGCCCGCTCCCGCAGCCAGCCTGGGCTGTCGGCCCCACCCCCGCCTCCGGcccggcccccgcccccgccgccacCCCCGCCCCCATCCGCACCGCGGCCCAGGGCCTGGCGTGGATCCCGGCGCAGATCCCGACCTGGGTCCAGGCCTCAGACACGGAGAAGCTGCTCTGGTGACCTAGACGGGTCGGGGGATCCTGGCGGCTTAGGGGACTGGTTGCTGGAGGTCGACTTTGGTCAGGGTCCCACAGGCTGCTCTCATGTGGAGAGCTTTAAAGTAGGTAAGAACTGGCAGAAGAACCTGAGGCTGATCTACCAGCGTTTCGTTTGGAGTGGGACCCCAGAGACTAGGAAACGTAAAGCAAAGTCATGCATCTGTCATGTATGTAGTACCCATATGAATAGACTCCACTCTTGTCTCTCCTGTGTCTTTTTTGGCTGCTTCACTGAGAAACATATTCACAAACATGCAGAAACAAAGCAGCACCATTTAGCTGTAGACGTTTATCATGGGGTCATATATTGCTTCATGTGTAAGGATTATGTATATGACAAAGACATAGAACAGATtgccaaagaaacaaaagaaaaaattttgagaTTAACTTCCACCTCAACAGATGTTTCTCATCAACAGTTTATGACATCAGGGACTGAAGACAAGCAATCAACCTGTGAGACAAAGGAACAGGAGCCAAAATTGGTGAAAcccaagaaaaagagaagaaaaaagtcagtCTATACTGTAGGCCTGAGAGGGCTAATCAATCTTGGGAACACTTGTTTTATGAATTGTATTGTTCAGGCACTTACCCATATTCCTCTACTGAAAGATTTCTTCCTCTCTGACAAgcacaaatgtataatgacaagCCCCAGCTTGTGTCTGGTCTGTGAAATGTCTTCGCTTTTTCATGCTATGTACTCTGGGAGCCGAACTCCTCACATTCCCTATAAGTTACTGCATCTGATATGGATCCATGCAGAACATTTAGCAGGGTACAGGCAGCAGGATGCCCATGAGTTCCTTATTGCAATATTAGATGTGCTGCATAGACACAGCAAAGATGATAGTGGTGTGCAGGAGGCCAATAACCCCAACTGCTGTAACTGCATCATAGACCAAATCTTTACAGGTGGCCTGCAATCAGATGTCACATGTCAAGCCTGCCATAGTGTTTCCACCACCATAGACCCATGCTGGGACATCAGTTTGGACTTGCCTGGCTCTTGTGCCACATTCGATTCCCAGAACCCAGAGAGGGCTGATGGCACAGTGAGCAGGGATGACCACATACCAGGAATCCCCTCACTCACAGACTGCCTACAGTGGTTTACAAGGCCAGAGCACCTAGGAAGCAGTGCCAAAATCAAATGCAATAGTTGCCAAAGCTACCAGGAGTCTACTAAACAGCTTACAATGAAAAAATTACCCATTGTGGCTTGTTTTCATCTCAAGCGGTTTGAGCATGTAGGCAAACAGAGGCGAAAGATTAATACCTTTATCTCCTTTCCCTTGGAGCTGGACATGACTCCGTTTTTGGCCTCCACTAAAGAGAGCAGAATGAAAGAAGGCCAGCCACCAGCAGATTGTGTGCCCAATGAGAATAAGTATTCCTTGTTTGCAGTGATTAATCACCATGGAACTTTGGAAAGTGGCCACTATACCAGCTTTATCCGGCAACAAAAGGACCAGTGGTTCAGCTGTGATGATGCCATCATCACCAAGGCTACCATTGAGGACTTACTTTACAGTGAAGGGTATTTACTCTTCTATCACAAACAGGGTCTAGagaaagactag